One Obesumbacterium proteus DNA window includes the following coding sequences:
- a CDS encoding M17 family metallopeptidase — protein MIKSQVINAASHNALASPNSHLISFAGSALLTQTEINASLLSALQKDAAHSVADCAYGCAPFGRVTLFPEDHWLDSITYKLHAALRPLLRKTACSDLIVDCSLWDTNKSAHRAMLSSLLIFLFNLDYQLSDLGLKTCAESAVRIKHISLYCSPQDQAAVEKIRRQAEASAIGMIAARRIADVPSDTCTPEFVVTEIEKVIAPYRTLRCEILEETQIERQGLGLLHAVGKGAANPPRLMVLRYEGRADGPFSAYVGKGITFDTGGLWLKGGDGMYTMKYDMCGAANVFGLLLAAAEMKLPVRLIGVLALAENMIGPEAMRPGDVVTSYAGLSVEINNTDAEGRLVLADAIAYASKLTLDDQQPQYIIDMATLTGAVVKALGYDLSGLWSQDAELSHKLIQAGLHTHDEVWSLPFDPRFAPQVESAIADVCNTPTNNAAISTSAAYFLSRFCPPEIPWAHLDISGTALWREGGRSVASGRPIPLLMQHLIEDLEK, from the coding sequence ATGATTAAGTCTCAGGTAATAAACGCTGCATCGCATAACGCTCTAGCTAGCCCAAATAGCCACCTGATTTCCTTTGCTGGCAGCGCGCTGTTAACACAAACCGAAATCAATGCTTCGCTATTGTCGGCTCTGCAAAAAGACGCGGCTCACTCCGTTGCCGACTGCGCCTACGGCTGCGCTCCCTTTGGCCGAGTCACCTTATTCCCCGAAGATCATTGGTTAGATTCGATAACCTATAAGCTTCACGCCGCACTACGCCCTCTGTTACGTAAAACGGCATGCAGCGATCTTATTGTTGATTGCAGCCTGTGGGACACCAATAAAAGTGCACACCGCGCCATGCTCTCTTCATTGCTGATCTTCTTGTTTAATCTAGATTATCAACTGAGTGATTTAGGGCTCAAAACATGCGCCGAGTCTGCGGTTCGGATTAAACACATCTCCCTTTACTGCTCGCCGCAAGACCAAGCCGCAGTGGAGAAAATACGTCGTCAGGCTGAAGCCTCGGCTATTGGCATGATCGCCGCTCGCCGTATTGCAGACGTTCCCAGCGATACGTGTACGCCTGAGTTTGTGGTAACCGAAATTGAGAAAGTCATCGCGCCGTATCGAACGCTACGCTGTGAGATTTTGGAAGAAACACAGATTGAGCGCCAGGGCTTAGGCCTGTTGCATGCGGTGGGTAAAGGCGCCGCCAACCCGCCACGGCTGATGGTTCTCCGCTATGAAGGCCGCGCCGACGGGCCATTCAGCGCCTATGTGGGCAAGGGAATTACCTTCGATACCGGCGGGCTGTGGCTCAAAGGCGGCGACGGCATGTACACCATGAAATATGACATGTGCGGTGCCGCCAACGTCTTTGGATTACTGCTGGCAGCCGCTGAAATGAAGCTGCCAGTACGCCTGATTGGCGTTTTAGCACTCGCTGAAAATATGATCGGTCCAGAAGCCATGCGTCCAGGTGACGTTGTCACAAGTTATGCAGGGCTTAGCGTTGAAATTAATAACACCGACGCAGAAGGACGCCTTGTGTTAGCTGATGCGATTGCTTATGCCAGCAAACTCACGCTAGACGATCAACAACCGCAGTACATCATCGATATGGCAACGCTCACCGGTGCCGTCGTTAAAGCCTTAGGCTACGACCTCAGCGGGTTATGGAGCCAAGATGCTGAACTCAGTCACAAGCTCATTCAAGCGGGGCTGCACACCCACGACGAAGTGTGGTCACTGCCGTTCGACCCGCGCTTTGCGCCGCAGGTTGAAAGCGCCATTGCCGATGTTTGCAACACCCCGACTAACAACGCCGCCATCAGTACGTCGGCGGCTTATTTCCTTAGCCGCTTCTGCCCACCAGAGATCCCTTGGGCACATCTCGACATTAGCGGAACCGCGCTGTGGCGCGAAGGTGGCCGTAGCGTTGCCTCTGGACGCCCTATCCCTCTTTTAATGCAGCATTTGATAGAAGATTTGGAGAAATAA
- a CDS encoding N(4)-(beta-N-acetylglucosaminyl)-L-asparaginase, translating into MWGMIATWRMALEGITHASTLLAKGERSAKAVVNAVADVEDFPFYKSVGYGGLPSENGEVELDAAFMDGDTLAFGAVGNLVDIANPIRVAHALSRERFNSLLVGVGAREWALSQGFAEKTMLTERAMQHYRKRCRETIDQGLSPYDGHDTVGMIGLDTRGSMSVATSTSGLFMKRRGRLGDSPIIGSGFYCDSQIGAATATGVGEDLMKGCTSYEIVRRMEGGMTPQDAADSVIFELEDKLMARFGRVGDLSVVCMNKLGEFGVSTNIKTFSFVVATRDLPPTVYLAERQSDRTHYIPADEAWMNDYAARIRAPIGEPQYD; encoded by the coding sequence ATGTGGGGAATGATCGCGACATGGCGCATGGCGCTAGAAGGCATCACACACGCCAGCACTCTGCTGGCGAAGGGGGAACGATCAGCCAAAGCCGTGGTCAATGCCGTTGCCGACGTTGAGGATTTTCCATTTTACAAATCCGTTGGCTATGGCGGCTTGCCTAGCGAAAACGGCGAGGTTGAATTAGACGCCGCGTTCATGGATGGCGATACCTTAGCGTTCGGCGCCGTGGGTAATTTGGTTGATATCGCCAACCCCATTCGCGTGGCGCATGCGCTGAGTCGAGAACGGTTCAATAGTTTGCTGGTTGGCGTTGGTGCGCGTGAATGGGCACTCAGTCAGGGATTTGCCGAAAAAACCATGCTCACCGAGCGCGCCATGCAACACTATCGCAAGCGCTGTCGCGAAACTATCGATCAAGGGCTCAGCCCCTACGATGGCCATGACACCGTCGGCATGATTGGTCTGGATACCCGCGGTTCGATGAGTGTGGCAACGTCTACCAGCGGTTTATTCATGAAACGCCGCGGCAGATTGGGCGATTCCCCTATTATTGGTTCCGGATTCTATTGTGATAGCCAAATTGGTGCGGCAACCGCCACCGGCGTTGGCGAAGATTTGATGAAAGGCTGTACCAGCTACGAGATCGTGCGACGCATGGAAGGCGGAATGACACCACAGGACGCCGCCGACTCGGTGATATTTGAGCTCGAAGACAAACTCATGGCGCGCTTTGGTCGCGTGGGGGATTTGTCCGTCGTTTGCATGAACAAACTGGGTGAGTTTGGAGTATCCACCAATATCAAAACATTTTCATTTGTCGTCGCCACGCGCGATCTTCCTCCTACCGTTTACCTCGCCGAGCGTCAATCCGACCGCACCCACTATATCCCTGCCGATGAAGCATGGATGAATGACTATGCGGCGCGGATCCGCGCACCTATCGGAGAACCTCAATATGATTAA
- the celB gene encoding PTS cellobiose transporter subunit IIC, translated as MSNVLGFLEAKLMPLAAKAAQQRHLCAIRGAYVSFMPFIIVGSVLLIISSFPSQSYQQFITGMFGATWSNIVEIPFNAVFSTMSLFISFLVAYRLAEHYEEDRVSCGILALVSFLILTPFVKVEALGNITVVPTEWIGSKGLFVAMIGSLLWTELFCFLKRKKLVIKMPEGVPPAVQESFAALIPALVVIVLVLAIRIVFEHTHYETIHQFIYQVVATPVRHFGTSYVGALLTVLSITILWSVGINSGSMVNGIIRPLWMENQTDNIAAIQAGVTPPHIITEQFFDMVWMGGAGATLSLVIAMLFFARSKSMREVARLGAGASVFNINEPILFGLPIIMNPIMLIPFNLVPLVLVTVQYIAMKIGMVAVTTGVFIPWTLPPVISGFIVTGHISGSLMQIVNLLIGAMLYLPFLRILDKQYCVAEKQ; from the coding sequence ATGAGCAACGTTTTAGGATTTCTTGAGGCGAAACTGATGCCACTGGCGGCTAAAGCTGCGCAGCAGCGGCATCTGTGTGCGATACGTGGCGCTTACGTTTCATTCATGCCATTTATCATTGTCGGCTCCGTTTTACTGATCATTTCGTCATTTCCCAGCCAAAGCTATCAACAGTTTATAACCGGCATGTTTGGCGCAACGTGGAGCAACATCGTTGAAATCCCGTTTAACGCCGTCTTCTCAACCATGTCGTTGTTTATCAGTTTTCTGGTCGCCTATCGGCTAGCGGAACACTATGAAGAAGACCGCGTGTCTTGCGGCATTTTGGCACTGGTATCTTTCCTCATCCTAACGCCATTCGTTAAGGTAGAGGCGCTCGGCAATATTACCGTGGTTCCCACCGAGTGGATCGGCAGTAAAGGACTGTTTGTCGCCATGATCGGTTCGCTGTTATGGACCGAGCTGTTTTGCTTCTTAAAGCGCAAAAAGCTGGTGATCAAAATGCCGGAAGGTGTACCACCGGCGGTACAAGAGTCCTTCGCGGCGTTGATACCAGCGCTGGTTGTGATCGTACTGGTATTGGCCATTCGCATCGTTTTCGAACACACCCATTACGAAACCATTCATCAGTTCATCTATCAAGTAGTTGCTACGCCGGTGCGCCATTTTGGCACCTCCTATGTTGGCGCGCTGCTAACGGTACTTTCGATCACCATTCTATGGTCGGTTGGGATTAACTCCGGTTCAATGGTGAACGGCATTATTCGTCCACTATGGATGGAAAACCAAACCGACAACATTGCGGCCATTCAGGCTGGTGTCACACCACCGCACATTATTACCGAGCAGTTTTTCGATATGGTCTGGATGGGCGGCGCGGGGGCTACGCTCTCGCTGGTCATCGCCATGCTCTTCTTTGCCCGCAGCAAAAGTATGCGTGAGGTTGCACGATTAGGTGCTGGTGCCTCGGTATTTAACATCAATGAGCCGATCCTGTTTGGCCTGCCTATCATCATGAACCCGATCATGCTGATCCCGTTTAATTTGGTTCCCTTGGTTCTGGTGACCGTTCAATACATCGCCATGAAAATCGGCATGGTTGCCGTTACCACCGGCGTGTTTATTCCTTGGACTCTACCGCCGGTCATCAGCGGGTTTATCGTCACCGGTCATATCAGCGGCAGCTTGATGCAAATCGTCAACCTTCTGATTGGCGCCATGCTGTATCTGCCCTTCCTGCGCATTCTGGATAAACAATATTGCGTTGCTGAAAAACAATAG
- the sdaA gene encoding L-serine ammonia-lyase yields the protein MISVFDMFKIGIGPSSSHTVGPMKAGKQFVDDLIDKGLLPSVTRISVDVYGSLSLTGKGHHTDIAIIMGLAGNMPDTVDIDAIPGFIRDVEQRQRLLLAHGQHEVDFPREGGMNFRSDNLSLHENGMQIHAFAGEKLLYSKTYYSIGGGFIVDEEHFGKDSAGGVTVPYPFHSAQELLDHCKETGLSISGLVMQNELALHTKDEVYAYFGDVWATMQACIDRGLNTEGLLPGPLRVPRRASALRRMLVTTDKYDKDPMTVIDWVNMFALAVNEENAAGGRVVTAPTNGACGIVPAVLAYYDHFIEPVTPDVFVRYFLASGAVGALYKMNASISGAEVGCQGEVGVACSMAAAGLTELMGGSPEQVCIAAEIGMEHNLGLTCDPVAGQVQVPCIERNAIASVKAINSSRMALQRTSEPRVSLDKVIETMYETGKDMNAKYRETSRGGLAIKVQCD from the coding sequence GTGATTAGCGTTTTCGACATGTTTAAGATCGGTATCGGCCCTTCCAGTTCACATACCGTGGGCCCGATGAAAGCCGGCAAACAGTTTGTCGACGATCTGATTGATAAAGGGTTGCTACCTTCTGTCACGCGCATTTCCGTCGATGTATATGGTTCTCTCTCCCTCACCGGTAAAGGCCATCACACTGATATTGCTATCATCATGGGACTCGCAGGCAACATGCCTGATACCGTGGATATTGATGCAATTCCGGGTTTTATTCGCGACGTAGAGCAACGTCAGCGCCTGCTGTTGGCTCATGGCCAGCATGAGGTTGATTTCCCACGCGAAGGCGGGATGAACTTCCGTAGCGATAACCTATCGCTGCATGAAAACGGCATGCAAATTCATGCATTTGCCGGCGAAAAATTGCTGTATAGCAAAACCTATTATTCTATCGGCGGCGGCTTCATCGTTGACGAAGAGCACTTTGGTAAAGATAGCGCGGGCGGCGTGACCGTACCTTACCCGTTCCACTCTGCGCAGGAGCTGCTGGATCATTGCAAAGAAACAGGACTGTCTATTAGCGGTCTTGTCATGCAAAACGAACTTGCCCTGCATACTAAAGATGAAGTTTATGCCTATTTTGGCGACGTGTGGGCAACCATGCAGGCTTGTATCGACCGTGGTTTGAACACCGAAGGTCTTCTGCCTGGCCCACTGCGAGTACCGCGCCGTGCATCAGCGTTACGCCGTATGCTCGTCACCACCGACAAATACGATAAAGATCCAATGACGGTAATCGACTGGGTGAACATGTTTGCCTTAGCGGTTAACGAAGAAAACGCCGCCGGTGGCCGTGTCGTTACTGCGCCAACCAACGGTGCTTGTGGCATTGTCCCTGCCGTATTGGCCTACTATGACCACTTTATCGAACCCGTTACACCAGACGTTTTCGTGCGTTACTTCTTGGCCTCCGGTGCAGTTGGCGCACTGTACAAAATGAATGCGTCAATCTCCGGCGCTGAAGTCGGTTGTCAGGGTGAGGTCGGTGTAGCCTGCTCGATGGCGGCGGCTGGTCTGACAGAATTGATGGGCGGCAGCCCCGAGCAAGTGTGTATCGCGGCAGAAATTGGCATGGAACACAACTTGGGCTTAACCTGCGACCCTGTTGCGGGTCAGGTACAAGTGCCTTGCATTGAACGTAACGCCATTGCTTCGGTGAAAGCCATCAACTCTTCACGTATGGCGCTGCAACGTACCTCAGAACCACGTGTTTCGTTGGATAAAGTCATCGAAACCATGTACGAAACCGGTAAAGATATGAACGCGAAATATCGTGAAACTTCGCGTGGCGGCTTGGCTATTAAAGTTCAGTGTGACTAA
- a CDS encoding CoA pyrophosphatase: protein MMQLSPELTEFVARFQLQAPIQTNEGHNLRQAAVLIPIVNRPQPTLLLTQRSSHLRKHAGQVAFPGGAADATDASLIATALREAQEEIALPPESVHIIGQLPAVDSITGFRVTPVVGLLPPSITPIASEDEVSAVFEMPLREALALSRYHPLDIHRAGHHHRVYLSWYEHFFVWGMTAAIIRRLAQQTHV from the coding sequence ATGATGCAGCTTTCTCCTGAACTCACCGAGTTTGTGGCGCGCTTTCAGTTGCAGGCCCCCATCCAAACCAATGAAGGTCATAATCTGCGCCAAGCCGCGGTTCTGATCCCCATCGTTAATCGCCCGCAGCCGACGCTGTTGCTAACTCAGCGTTCAAGCCATCTGCGTAAACATGCTGGGCAGGTGGCTTTTCCGGGAGGTGCCGCTGATGCCACCGACGCCTCTTTGATTGCGACGGCATTACGCGAGGCTCAGGAAGAGATCGCGCTACCTCCCGAGAGCGTTCACATTATCGGACAGCTACCGGCAGTAGATAGCATCACTGGCTTTCGGGTTACTCCCGTGGTTGGACTTTTGCCTCCCAGTATCACGCCTATCGCCAGTGAGGACGAAGTTTCTGCCGTCTTCGAAATGCCGCTGCGTGAAGCGCTCGCCCTTTCCCGCTATCACCCGCTAGATATCCACCGTGCCGGACATCACCATCGAGTCTACCTATCTTGGTATGAGCATTTTTTTGTTTGGGGCATGACGGCCGCTATTATTCGCCGACTGGCTCAGCAGACCCACGTTTAG
- the pabB gene encoding aminodeoxychorismate synthase component 1, with protein MTAITSSPAALSRIDLDYTPDALLDYFAPLAQQPWAMLLYSGGANHPHNRFDILVAQPLLTLTTRGHQTVIAENGNVRYSEQDPLRLVQAELSRLLPTMSEQADTPFCGGAVGLWGYDLGRRFETLPEQADADLSTPDMAVGIYDWALIADHRLKRLTLIVHGNAQARLTWLTEQVATSQPSRFQLTSSWQANLTQEEYSQRFARIHDYLHAGDCYQINLTQRFSASYQGDEWQAFLRLNEQNKAPFSAFVRLPESAILSVSPERFLQLEQKNISTRPIKGTLPRLADPIADKLQAKKLANSRKDQAENLMIVDLMRNDVGRVAQAGSVRVPELFVVEPFPAVHHLVSTITATLPNNLDATDLLRACFPGGSITGAPKIRAMQIIEELEPQRRNVYCGSIGYMSCCGNMDTSITIRTLLAENGKIHCWAGGGIVADSQVDAEYQETFDKVGKILPILGDVEVSA; from the coding sequence ATGACTGCCATAACCTCTTCACCTGCTGCACTATCGCGTATTGATTTAGACTATACACCGGATGCCCTGTTGGATTATTTTGCTCCGCTCGCGCAACAACCTTGGGCAATGCTGCTGTATTCCGGCGGCGCTAATCATCCCCATAATCGATTTGATATCTTAGTCGCCCAGCCTTTGCTCACCTTAACCACCCGAGGGCATCAAACCGTCATCGCCGAAAACGGCAATGTTCGTTATAGCGAGCAAGATCCGCTGCGCTTGGTTCAAGCAGAATTATCGCGTCTGCTTCCAACGATGTCAGAACAAGCCGACACCCCGTTTTGCGGCGGTGCCGTCGGTCTATGGGGTTACGATCTTGGACGACGCTTCGAAACCCTACCTGAACAGGCCGATGCCGATTTATCAACGCCAGATATGGCGGTGGGAATTTATGATTGGGCACTGATTGCGGACCACCGATTAAAACGCTTAACCTTAATCGTGCACGGCAACGCCCAAGCACGCCTCACATGGCTGACCGAACAGGTAGCAACGTCGCAGCCTTCTCGCTTCCAGTTAACCTCCTCCTGGCAAGCTAATTTAACCCAAGAAGAATACAGCCAGCGATTTGCCCGCATTCATGATTATCTGCATGCGGGTGACTGCTATCAGATTAATTTAACCCAGCGTTTTAGCGCTAGTTATCAAGGCGATGAATGGCAGGCTTTTTTACGTTTGAATGAGCAAAATAAAGCCCCGTTTTCGGCGTTTGTGCGCTTACCTGAAAGCGCCATTTTAAGCGTATCACCTGAGCGATTCTTGCAACTTGAACAAAAAAACATCTCAACGCGCCCGATCAAAGGTACGCTGCCACGTTTAGCCGATCCTATTGCAGACAAATTACAGGCTAAAAAGCTGGCAAATTCACGCAAGGATCAGGCTGAAAACCTGATGATTGTCGATCTCATGCGCAATGATGTCGGACGCGTCGCTCAGGCTGGCAGCGTGCGCGTTCCAGAGCTGTTTGTTGTGGAACCCTTCCCTGCGGTACATCATTTGGTCAGCACAATCACCGCAACGCTGCCGAATAATCTCGATGCGACCGATCTGCTGCGCGCGTGCTTTCCCGGCGGCTCAATTACCGGAGCTCCTAAAATTCGCGCCATGCAGATAATTGAAGAACTGGAGCCTCAGCGACGTAATGTTTACTGCGGCAGTATTGGCTACATGAGCTGCTGCGGGAATATGGATACCAGCATTACCATACGCACGCTGTTGGCCGAGAATGGCAAGATACATTGCTGGGCCGGCGGTGGCATTGTCGCTGACAGTCAGGTCGATGCGGAATACCAAGAAACCTTCGACAAAGTGGGGAAAATATTGCCGATCCTTGGCGACGTCGAGGTGTCAGCATGA
- a CDS encoding YoaH family protein, protein MNSGMPALSHTEQQEAADRIHKLMEQGMSSGEAIALVAAEIRANHTGDHIKVSFDDEDENENESQNEE, encoded by the coding sequence ATGAACAGCGGAATGCCAGCGTTATCACATACAGAACAGCAAGAGGCTGCCGATCGCATTCATAAACTGATGGAGCAAGGGATGAGCAGCGGCGAAGCCATTGCTTTAGTCGCAGCGGAAATCCGTGCAAACCATACTGGCGACCATATCAAAGTCTCATTTGATGATGAAGATGAAAACGAAAACGAAAGTCAAAACGAAGAATAG
- the purT gene encoding formate-dependent phosphoribosylglycinamide formyltransferase codes for MLSIGTALRPHATRVMLLGSGELGKEVAIECQRLGIEVIAVDRYADAPAMQVAHRSYVINMLDAEALKELVERERPDFIVPEIEAIATSMLVALENDGQKVVPCARATQLTMNREGIRRLAAETLELPTSSYRFAETEAEFNAATQEIGLPCIIKPVMSSSGKGQSLIRHADEMASAWQYAQSGGRSGQGKVIVEGLVKFDFEITLLTINACDGLHFCAPIGHRQQDGDYRESWQPQAMSDIALAKAQEIAGKVVTALGGYGLFGVELFVCGDDVIFSEVSPRPHDTGMVTLISQDLSEFALHVRAFLGLPIGNIRQFGPSASAVILPRLHSNDVVFENVKQALKPQTQLRLFGKPEIDGTRRLGVALAYEETIDKAIALAKQVSGCVVVKG; via the coding sequence ATGTTGTCGATTGGAACTGCACTCCGCCCACACGCCACTCGCGTTATGCTGTTAGGATCCGGTGAATTAGGTAAAGAAGTGGCTATCGAATGCCAGCGTTTAGGCATTGAGGTTATCGCCGTCGACCGTTATGCCGATGCGCCCGCCATGCAGGTTGCCCACCGTAGCTATGTGATAAACATGCTAGACGCAGAGGCCCTCAAAGAGCTGGTCGAGCGTGAACGCCCAGATTTTATCGTGCCAGAAATTGAAGCCATCGCTACATCTATGCTGGTTGCGTTGGAGAATGATGGGCAAAAAGTCGTTCCTTGTGCGCGAGCGACCCAGCTCACCATGAATCGCGAAGGCATCCGCCGCTTGGCGGCTGAAACGCTGGAACTGCCAACATCATCCTACCGTTTTGCTGAGACAGAAGCGGAATTCAATGCTGCTACGCAAGAAATTGGTCTGCCGTGCATCATCAAACCCGTTATGAGCTCATCCGGTAAAGGTCAAAGCTTGATCCGCCACGCCGATGAAATGGCCAGCGCTTGGCAATATGCCCAGTCAGGTGGCCGTTCGGGTCAAGGGAAAGTGATTGTTGAAGGTCTGGTAAAGTTTGATTTTGAGATCACCCTACTCACCATTAATGCCTGTGATGGATTGCATTTCTGTGCACCAATTGGCCATCGCCAACAAGACGGCGACTACCGCGAATCATGGCAGCCTCAGGCGATGAGCGACATCGCGCTCGCAAAGGCTCAGGAGATCGCAGGTAAAGTCGTCACGGCTCTGGGCGGCTATGGACTATTTGGCGTTGAGCTATTTGTTTGTGGCGACGATGTCATTTTCAGCGAAGTCTCTCCGCGTCCACACGATACTGGCATGGTGACGCTGATTTCTCAGGATCTGTCAGAATTTGCGCTGCACGTTCGCGCATTTCTTGGATTACCTATCGGTAATATTCGTCAATTTGGCCCCAGCGCCTCTGCGGTGATCCTGCCTCGTTTGCACAGCAACGATGTTGTGTTCGAAAACGTGAAACAGGCTCTGAAACCACAAACGCAGTTAAGATTGTTTGGCAAACCAGAAATCGACGGCACCCGCCGTTTAGGCGTTGCGTTGGCGTATGAAGAGACGATTGATAAAGCGATTGCACTTGCCAAGCAAGTCAGCGGTTGTGTGGTAGTGAAAGGATAA
- the cfa gene encoding cyclopropane fatty acyl phospholipid synthase, producing MSATCVVETEIKEDHWYRIAEEMLSQAGITINGTQPQDIRVKNPEFFHRVLQEGSLGLGESYMDGWWECDRLDIFFQMILAAELDTHLPKHFSDIVRIASARIFNYQTRKRAWIVGKEHYDLGNDLFSRMLDPYMQYSCAYWKDAETLEQAQQAKLRMICEKLQLKPGMSLLDIGCGWGGLSQFAAKEYGVSVKGVTISAEQQKMAQERCAGLDVEILLQDYRDLNEKFDRIVSVGMFEHVGPKNYRTYFEVVARNLKPDGLFLLHTIGSNQTDLNVDPWINKYIFPNGCLPSVAHIASKSEDLFVLEDWHNFGVDYDRTLMAWFEAFQNSWPEIKDNYSDRFYRMFTYYLNACAGAFRARNIQLWQVLLSPKGVEGGIRVPR from the coding sequence ATGAGTGCGACGTGTGTTGTTGAGACTGAAATAAAAGAAGACCACTGGTACAGAATTGCTGAGGAAATGCTAAGTCAGGCCGGAATTACAATAAACGGGACTCAGCCGCAGGATATTCGCGTCAAAAACCCAGAGTTCTTTCATCGTGTGTTGCAAGAGGGCTCTTTGGGGCTTGGTGAAAGTTATATGGACGGCTGGTGGGAATGCGATCGTTTAGATATCTTTTTCCAAATGATCCTAGCCGCTGAGTTGGATACGCATTTGCCGAAACATTTCAGCGATATCGTGCGAATTGCCTCGGCTCGTATTTTTAATTATCAAACGCGGAAACGTGCATGGATCGTGGGAAAAGAGCACTACGATTTGGGTAACGACCTGTTTAGCCGAATGCTCGATCCGTATATGCAATATTCCTGCGCTTATTGGAAAGATGCTGAAACGCTGGAGCAGGCGCAGCAGGCAAAACTGCGGATGATCTGCGAAAAACTGCAGTTGAAACCCGGAATGAGCTTATTGGACATCGGCTGTGGCTGGGGAGGACTGTCACAGTTTGCGGCGAAAGAGTACGGCGTATCGGTGAAAGGCGTGACAATTTCCGCTGAGCAGCAAAAAATGGCGCAAGAACGCTGTGCAGGCTTAGATGTCGAGATTTTGCTACAGGACTATCGCGACTTAAATGAAAAATTTGACCGTATTGTTTCTGTTGGGATGTTTGAACACGTGGGGCCGAAAAACTACCGCACCTATTTCGAAGTGGTGGCGCGTAATTTAAAACCCGACGGCCTTTTCTTGCTCCACACCATTGGTTCGAACCAGACCGATTTGAACGTTGATCCGTGGATCAATAAGTACATCTTCCCGAATGGCTGTTTGCCATCGGTGGCGCATATTGCCTCAAAAAGTGAGGATTTGTTCGTGCTGGAAGATTGGCATAATTTTGGCGTCGATTATGACCGCACATTGATGGCGTGGTTTGAGGCCTTCCAAAACAGCTGGCCGGAAATTAAAGACAACTATAGCGATCGTTTCTACCGCATGTTCACTTATTACCTTAATGCGTGTGCAGGGGCGTTTCGGGCAAGAAACATCCAACTTTGGCAAGTCCTTCTGAGTCCTAAAGGCGTGGAAGGTGGGATTCGTGTCCCTCGCTGA
- the cspE gene encoding transcription antiterminator/RNA stability regulator CspE, whose amino-acid sequence MSKKTGHVKWFNESKGFGFITPADGSKDVFVHFSAIKSDGFKTLAEGQQVEFAIQDSPRGPSAADVIAL is encoded by the coding sequence ATGAGCAAGAAAACTGGTCACGTTAAATGGTTCAACGAAAGCAAAGGATTTGGCTTCATCACTCCAGCTGATGGCTCCAAAGATGTGTTCGTCCATTTCTCTGCCATCAAGAGTGACGGCTTCAAAACTCTGGCTGAAGGCCAGCAGGTAGAATTCGCCATTCAGGACAGCCCACGTGGCCCGTCTGCGGCTGATGTTATTGCGCTGTAA
- a CDS encoding GNAT family N-acetyltransferase: MTNENITFQLAEPQHLAMLAEVERLAAAQFPADRLPESLRNATLSDERLLLAQQAQSLWVAIRNEKPIGFAMLEVIGEFAHLAEVNVLPAFSQRGIGHYLVDHALVAARQRGFSGVGLTTFLDLPWNAPFYQKVGFTLVGDEQFPFLERALLEERHAGLIQRVAMFYYF; this comes from the coding sequence ATGACTAATGAAAACATAACCTTCCAGCTCGCCGAACCGCAGCATCTTGCGATGTTAGCCGAAGTGGAACGCCTCGCCGCCGCACAGTTTCCCGCTGACCGACTCCCAGAATCTCTTCGCAATGCCACGCTGTCCGACGAGCGCTTGTTGCTGGCACAACAGGCACAAAGCCTGTGGGTAGCCATCCGCAATGAGAAACCTATTGGTTTTGCCATGCTTGAGGTCATCGGTGAATTTGCTCATTTAGCCGAGGTTAATGTGCTACCTGCATTTAGCCAGCGCGGAATTGGGCACTATTTAGTTGATCATGCTTTAGTTGCCGCTCGCCAGCGTGGCTTCAGCGGGGTAGGACTGACAACGTTTCTAGATTTACCTTGGAATGCGCCTTTCTATCAGAAAGTCGGCTTCACGCTGGTGGGGGATGAACAATTTCCCTTCTTAGAACGCGCGTTGTTGGAAGAACGTCACGCAGGGCTTATTCAACGTGTGGCAATGTTCTACTATTTCTAA